Proteins encoded by one window of Candidatus Pelagibacter giovannonii:
- a CDS encoding DUF6362 family protein has product MSSKIEHEVDHYLYVRRNIVNILYDAAIAERFIRKPNNNRCPSMYQALETYYDKKDWGFHVENKLKLRGTPRQMQNYETAIDLLLLIETDVSEDPLLMRKIYWMRANRNKWTSIGKYFGFHRTTVKRMYEKVLDKLSNKIIATSVDIITKKFS; this is encoded by the coding sequence ATGTCATCAAAAATAGAGCATGAAGTAGATCACTATCTGTATGTAAGAAGGAATATAGTTAATATTCTTTATGATGCAGCTATAGCAGAGAGATTTATCCGCAAGCCAAATAATAATAGATGTCCTAGTATGTACCAGGCATTAGAAACTTATTACGATAAAAAAGATTGGGGTTTTCATGTTGAGAATAAGTTGAAATTAAGAGGCACTCCAAGACAAATGCAAAACTATGAAACAGCAATTGATTTGCTATTGCTTATTGAAACAGATGTATCAGAAGATCCTTTACTCATGAGAAAAATATATTGGATGAGAGCTAACAGAAATAAATGGACCAGCATTGGTAAATACTTTGGCTTCCATAGAACAACTGTTAAACGAATGTATGAGAAGGTATTAGATAAGCTATCAAATAAAATTATTGCAACAAGTGTTGACATTATAACCAAAAAGTTTAGTTAA
- a CDS encoding HGGxSTG domain-containing protein: MKFKLPCETLTKQGKRPCRAPGIVCKNGSIRCKVHGGYSSGPKTKEGKAKSANNIIKYNDQRASNKRQINEQDL, from the coding sequence ATGAAATTTAAACTGCCTTGTGAAACATTAACGAAACAAGGAAAGAGACCTTGTAGAGCTCCTGGAATAGTTTGTAAGAATGGTAGCATTCGTTGCAAAGTGCATGGAGGTTATAGTTCTGGACCAAAGACTAAAGAAGGTAAAGCAAAGTCTGCCAATAACATTATTAAATACAATGACCAAAGAGCTAGTAATAAACGACAAATTAACGAACAAGATTTGTAA
- a CDS encoding terminase large subunit domain-containing protein, whose translation MTSKNHQPRFAYIAPTYSQAKKIAYDYLVHFTKNIPGTKYNQTELRCDFVNGARITLLSSENPDSIRGIYLDGCIIDETAQVQSELLSEVITPALSDRKGFMILVGTPKGMANLFYDYYQKAQADPSWYLHIAKASDTKIVDDDELAAALSVMGAQKYSQEFECSFIGNIQGSIYGDTIALLEDKNQITRVPVDPGYPVNVAWDLGYNDSTSLIFFQQIGHMIHIVDFYENNNEPFPHYAEVIKEKDYVIGQNYGPHDLEQTEFSSGKTRREVAYQMGLRFKVAPKLAVEEGIHAVKMLLPRCLIDVDNCKKLINALRHYHRKFSDRERTYKIKPVHDWSSHAADALRVLATGIKENKFNQTQRQQTAESNYKVI comes from the coding sequence ATGACAAGTAAAAATCATCAACCAAGGTTTGCCTATATAGCTCCGACTTATAGCCAGGCTAAAAAGATTGCTTATGATTACCTGGTGCATTTTACAAAAAATATTCCTGGCACAAAATACAATCAAACAGAATTAAGATGTGATTTCGTTAATGGTGCTAGGATTACTTTACTGTCATCTGAAAATCCAGATAGCATAAGAGGAATTTATTTAGATGGCTGTATTATAGATGAGACAGCTCAAGTACAATCAGAGTTGCTGTCTGAAGTAATAACTCCAGCTCTATCTGATAGAAAAGGTTTTATGATTTTGGTTGGAACTCCAAAAGGAATGGCAAATCTGTTTTATGATTATTATCAAAAAGCACAAGCTGATCCTAGTTGGTATCTCCACATAGCAAAAGCATCTGATACTAAAATAGTTGATGATGATGAATTAGCTGCTGCTTTATCTGTAATGGGTGCTCAAAAGTATTCTCAAGAATTTGAGTGCAGTTTTATAGGAAATATCCAAGGCTCTATATATGGCGATACTATTGCCTTATTGGAGGACAAAAATCAGATAACAAGAGTGCCAGTAGATCCTGGTTATCCAGTCAATGTAGCCTGGGATCTTGGTTATAACGATAGTACCAGTTTAATATTTTTCCAACAGATTGGACACATGATCCACATTGTTGATTTTTATGAAAACAATAATGAGCCATTTCCACATTATGCGGAAGTCATTAAAGAAAAAGATTATGTCATTGGTCAAAACTATGGACCACATGATTTAGAACAAACAGAATTTAGTAGCGGAAAAACTAGAAGAGAAGTTGCGTACCAAATGGGGTTGCGTTTCAAAGTTGCTCCAAAATTAGCAGTTGAAGAAGGAATACATGCAGTAAAGATGTTGCTGCCAAGATGTTTAATAGATGTCGATAACTGTAAAAAATTAATTAATGCGTTAAGGCATTATCATCGTAAGTTTTCTGACAGAGAAAGAACTTACAAAATAAAACCAGTCCATGACTGGAGCTCACATGCTGCGGATGCGTTAAGAGTTCTAGCAACTGGAATAAAAGAAAATAAATTTAACCAAACACAAAGACAGCAAACAGCTGAAAGTAACTACAAGGTAATTTAA
- a CDS encoding portal protein produces the protein MQSQEFRTLAKQLKDNLSRLMEKRSNWESHWQEVADLMLPRKAEITKERARGDKRHIQIFDGTAVHALELLAASLHGMLTSSANRWFSLRYRETGLNESDEAKEWLEDSTQRMYDVISKSNFQQEIFECYHDLIAFGTSCLMVEEDQEDVLNFSARHIKEIYIQENKKGFVDTIYRRFKMPAQAVVSKFGFENVSREIQNTVNKNPFDDIDLVHVVRPRIDFDPNKKDKKNMPFQSVYFEYGSGHIISLGGFLENPYVIPRYLKASTEMYGRSPGMSALSDCKVLNKMVEHSLKAAAKQIDPPLLIPDDGMLAPIRMSPGSINYYRSGSRDRIEPLNINANTSITINNENQRRDAINKMFHIDQLVVTENRNMTATEVIQRQEEKMRILGPVLGRLQSELLSPLITRVFNILLRNDLFMEAPDILGQQELKIEFVSPMALAQRGQELQSLMRGLEIFGSLAQTMPVMDYIDEDGLVKNIIEILGLPAKVIKSDQQVQEIREGRAQQEAQMAEQQQQMAETEMAKNAAPMAKELLNGSQ, from the coding sequence ATGCAATCACAAGAATTTAGAACTTTAGCTAAACAGCTAAAAGACAACCTATCTAGGTTAATGGAAAAAAGATCAAACTGGGAAAGCCATTGGCAAGAAGTAGCAGATTTGATGTTACCTAGAAAAGCAGAGATCACAAAAGAACGAGCAAGAGGCGATAAAAGACATATACAAATATTTGATGGAACGGCTGTACATGCTCTTGAACTTTTAGCTGCATCTCTGCATGGTATGTTGACTTCATCTGCGAATAGATGGTTTTCATTAAGATACAGAGAAACTGGTTTAAATGAAAGTGATGAAGCGAAAGAATGGTTAGAAGATAGTACGCAACGCATGTACGATGTAATTTCTAAATCAAACTTTCAACAAGAAATTTTCGAATGCTATCATGATCTGATTGCATTTGGAACTTCATGCTTAATGGTTGAAGAGGATCAAGAAGATGTTTTAAATTTTTCTGCAAGACACATAAAAGAAATTTATATCCAGGAAAATAAAAAAGGTTTTGTCGATACAATTTACAGAAGATTTAAGATGCCAGCTCAAGCTGTTGTATCTAAATTTGGATTTGAAAATGTATCAAGAGAAATTCAAAACACAGTAAATAAAAATCCATTTGATGATATAGATTTAGTTCATGTTGTTAGACCAAGGATAGATTTTGATCCTAATAAAAAAGATAAAAAGAACATGCCATTTCAAAGTGTTTATTTTGAATATGGTAGTGGTCATATAATATCATTAGGTGGTTTTTTAGAAAATCCTTATGTCATTCCTAGATATTTAAAAGCATCAACAGAAATGTATGGAAGATCTCCAGGAATGTCGGCACTTTCTGACTGCAAAGTTTTAAATAAAATGGTAGAGCACAGTTTAAAAGCTGCTGCTAAACAAATTGATCCACCATTACTTATTCCAGATGATGGAATGCTAGCTCCTATTAGAATGTCTCCAGGTTCTATTAATTATTACAGATCTGGATCAAGAGATAGAATTGAGCCATTAAATATTAATGCGAACACATCGATTACTATTAATAATGAAAATCAAAGAAGAGATGCCATTAATAAAATGTTTCATATCGATCAGTTAGTTGTAACTGAAAATAGAAACATGACAGCGACTGAAGTTATTCAAAGACAAGAAGAGAAGATGAGAATACTTGGTCCAGTATTAGGTAGATTACAATCTGAATTATTATCTCCATTAATAACTAGAGTATTTAATATTCTTTTAAGAAATGATTTATTTATGGAAGCTCCAGATATTTTAGGACAACAAGAATTAAAAATAGAATTTGTATCTCCGATGGCATTAGCACAAAGAGGACAAGAGCTGCAATCATTAATGAGAGGATTAGAAATCTTTGGATCACTTGCTCAAACAATGCCAGTTATGGATTACATTGATGAAGATGGGTTAGTAAAAAATATTATAGAAATTTTAGGATTACCAGCCAAGGTAATTAAATCAGATCAACAAGTACAAGAAATTAGAGAAGGCAGAGCTCAACAAGAAGCTCAAATGGCGGAGCAACAACAACAAATGGCTGAAACCGAAATGGCAAAAAACGCAGCTCCAATGGCAAAAGAACTTCTAAATGGATCACAATAA
- a CDS encoding phage capsid protein — protein MSNQITTAFVQQYSNNVQMLSQQKGSLLRSAVDVETVVGKNAFFDQVGSALAVKRTTRHADTPQMDTPHARRRVSLVDYEYADLIDNQDKIRTLIDPTSSYASAAAFALGRAQDDEIIAALSGTAFTGETGSTSTALPPGQKITESGTAGLTIAKLRSAKELLDAASVDPSITRYIAVGPRQITDLLGTTEVTSSDFNSVKALANGEVNSFLGFNFIVSNRLAIASSKRTCLVWAMDGCKMAIGQDLMTRIDERSDKGYAHQVYVCQSIGATRMEEEKVVTIQAHEA, from the coding sequence ATGTCAAATCAAATTACTACAGCTTTTGTACAGCAGTATTCAAACAATGTACAAATGCTATCACAACAAAAAGGCTCTCTGTTAAGAAGTGCTGTTGATGTGGAAACTGTTGTCGGGAAAAATGCTTTTTTTGACCAAGTGGGTTCGGCACTTGCAGTCAAGAGGACTACTCGACATGCAGACACTCCTCAAATGGACACACCACATGCAAGAAGAAGAGTTAGCCTGGTAGATTATGAGTATGCTGATCTTATCGATAACCAAGATAAAATCAGAACTTTAATCGATCCAACTTCATCTTATGCCTCTGCTGCTGCGTTTGCACTAGGAAGAGCTCAAGATGATGAAATCATCGCTGCGTTATCTGGAACAGCATTTACTGGAGAGACTGGTAGTACATCTACTGCTCTTCCACCTGGTCAAAAGATAACTGAAAGCGGTACTGCTGGTTTAACTATTGCAAAATTAAGAAGTGCAAAAGAACTTCTTGATGCTGCATCTGTTGATCCATCAATTACTAGATATATTGCAGTTGGTCCAAGACAAATTACTGATTTGTTAGGAACGACTGAAGTTACTTCTAGTGATTTCAATAGTGTAAAAGCTTTAGCGAATGGAGAAGTTAATTCATTCCTTGGCTTCAACTTTATAGTGTCTAACAGACTTGCTATTGCATCATCTAAAAGAACTTGCCTAGTTTGGGCAATGGATGGTTGCAAGATGGCTATCGGTCAAGACTTAATGACTAGAATTGATGAGAGATCTGACAAAGGTTATGCTCACCAAGTTTATGTTTGCCAGTCAATCGGTGCAACAAGAATGGAAGAAGAAAAAGTTGTAACAATCCAAGCTCATGAAGCTTAA